In Bacteroidales bacterium, the sequence CCCTCTTTGCGTCCCTTTCCGGATTCGGATCGTATGAAGCAAAATTCTCTGCCTCGGTCATCAGGATCAGGTCGAAATCCTGGGGATTCGATGCTTCACCCATAAGGATCTTGTAAGATTTGATCAGTTTTTGCTGGACTAACTCATCCATGGATGCTTTCCAGGTTTTACTCAGGCCTTTTAAATAATCATCCCCCATATTGGCCTTTAGTTTAACAAAAGTCAGGTTCCAGACTGAGCCTTCAGAATAAAGGTCGGCCTCCTGTGCTTTCAGATTTAAGGAGATCAGGATCGAAGTAAGGAAAAACACGCTGAATAGCGTAACAGTAAGCTTTTTCATAATTTTAATTTTAGTTGGGTTATTGGTTATTAAGAAATATTCTAAACAAAGGTATTTAATAAAACAGGTGTAGGGAATATTTAACGATTCTTTAACAAAAAATAGGGATTAAGTTCTTGAAAATCATGACAAAAAATGCCTTGAATAAAACTGGAATAAGGTTTCTCGCTGATGGGCGCAGATATTCAGCGCAGATTTCCGCAGATAAGAGAAAATGTATTTTTAAGATCAGCGTAAATCAGATGTAAAAATCTGCGTAAATCAGCGAGAAACAGTCTTAAATCTGCATAAATTTGATCAGAATTTAACAACAAGTGATATGATCGGGTTAAGCGGGTATGATATTTAAAAACGATTGAATATGATCGAAATAAGGGAAGAAAGAAAAGAAGATTTTGGAGCAGTCAGGATCGTTAATGACATGGCATTCAACCAGCCACAGGAAGGCAACATCGTAGAGAAGCTCAGGAAATCAAGCCTGGATCTACTGTCGTTAGTGGCTGTTAAAGATGGAAAAATAGTCGGCCATATTTTCTTCAGTCCTGTCGAAATTCCGGAACATCAAAACATAAGACATGGAATGGGACTGGCCCCACTGGCTGTTATACCCGAATACCAGGGAAAGGGAATCGGTTCAATGCTGGTCAGGGAAGGAATCAGCAGATTAAAATCGAAACAGGTGCCTTTCATCATTGTCCTCGGACACGATACTTATTACCCTAAGTTCGACTTTGAACGGGCTTCGGATTACGGCATAAAATGTCAATGGGATGGAGTCCCGGATGAAGCCTTCATGATCATCATCCTTGATAAGGAAATCATGAAAGACGTCAGTGGCGTTGCAAAATACAGGGATGAATTTAATGAGGCCATCTGAGGAAAAAAGGCGGAAAAATAATTAGTTTTGTAATGATGGTATTCACAGACGAATATTACATGCGAGAAGCCCTGAAGGAGGCGAGGAAAGCGCTCGATCTGGATGAAGTGCCAGTTGGCGCTGTCATCGTCTGCTACGACCGGATCATCGCACGGGGCCATAACCTGACCGAGCGGCTTAATGACGTCACGGCCCACGCCGAGATGCAGGCTTTCACGTCAGCCGCTAACTACCTGGGTGCGAAATACCTGGAAGAATGCACCCTTTACGTGACCCTCGAACCATGCGTAATGTGCGCGGGGGCTGCTTTTTGGACGCAAATCGACCGGGTGGTTTATGGTGCCGCTGACGACAAGCGCGGTTACACAAAAACCAATGCGCCATTGCTTCATCCCCGCACGAAAGTAGTGCCGGGCATCCTCGAAGCAGAATGTGCTGACTTGCTGATAGAATTTTTCAAATCAAAACGACAAGATGCAACTGAATAAAACCAACGAGGGAGCGCGGGAAGCCGCAGCCCGCATCGGCGAAGTGGCCGGGCTGCTCTGGGAAAAAGGCTGGGCAGAAGGAAGCGGGGGGAACATCTCGGTAAATGTGACAGAGTTCTACCCGGGAATCCGCATGGATTTCCGCATCTTTCCGATGATCCCGCTGGAGGTGAAATACCCCGCCATCGCCCATCATCACATATTTATCACAGCCAAAGGATCCCGCATGCGGAACCTGGCCAAAGACCCAAGTACGGGCCTTTGCCTGATCAAGCTATCGAAGAAAGGAGACTGTTACCAGGTGCTCTATGAAGATCCGGAACATCCCCTCTTCCCCTCTTCAGAACTACCTTCACATTTAGCCATCCATCATCACATGGTGAAGCAGGGACAGGGAGAAAAGGCCATCGTCCATACCCATGCCGATGAACTTGTAGCACTCACGCACGATAAAAACCTTCAAAGCGAAGCCCGCCTGAATGAGATCCTCCTGAAAATGCATACTGAAACAGCCTTTTTTATTCCTGAAGGCATAGGCTATGTGCCGCTGGAAGTGCCTGGTTCGCAGGAGTTGGCAAAAGCCACCCTTAAATCTCTCAAAGACCACAGGATCATCCTTTGGGAAAAGCACGGTTGCCTGGCGACAGGAAAAGATGTGCACGAAGCCTTTGACCGCATCGACCTGATGGCTAAAGCGGCACGGATCTACCTAATGTGCAGGACTGCCGGAATTGATTAATGTTGAATTTTGAATTTTGAATGTTGAATTCGGTAATTATTAATAAGTCCTCCATTCAACATTTAACATTCAACATTCAACATTTTACTTAACTGCCCACCCGTAATCAACATATTCCCAACTCACAGAATCTCCCTTAACGTTCACCAGCACAAACCCTTCCTCCGTGCCTAAGTATGATCCTTCCCACCAGGCTGCTGATACAGCGCCGCCGGTTACAAAGTTGGTGCCGAAGACATAGAGCGTTTCGTAGTAATGAAGATGGCCCTGGAGCACCAGTTTTAGATTATGGTTTTGAAAAAGACCGAGGACCTCTCTGGAATTGACAACCACTTCGCCTGGCTCATTGGCGACCGTTGCCCCGCGCAGGATCTGGGCTTCGGTGGTCAGGAGCGGAATGTGGAGGCTGATGACGATCGGGGTCTCCGGGGCGATATTGGTAAGTTGATTCTTTATCCACTGTATCTGTTCTGCATCGATGCCTCCTTCATAGCCGCCTTTGCCGTCCTTCACCACGGAATCAAGGATCAGGAAGACCCAGCCTTTGTGATCGATGCGCTGGAAACGCGGCCCGATACGTTTTTCAAACATCTTCTCCCCGTATTCGGGATGGTTGGTATCAGCGCCGCTGCTGGCATACCAGCCGTAGTGCTCATGGTTGCCCATAGTGTTGTAAACCGGCATTTTGAATTCCTTCTCCATGGCCGTATAGATATTATAAATCGTATCGGCCCGGCCATGAGTTTGTCCCAGGCAATCCATCACCAGGTCGCCGCCGGTGATGACGAATTCGGGATTCAGTTCATTCACTTTGGTGATCGCTGCCCGGAAGCCTGCTTCGGCATTATTTTCAGGCTGGACGTGGATGTCGGTCATGAAAACGAAGCTGAATTCGTTGGCGGGTTGTTTTGCCGGGGTTTGATTGGTATTGCAGGATGTGGCAAGAAAGATGATGGTAGCAATAATGAAAGTGCGAAAGAATAAAGATTTTAGGCTCATAAATCTGGTTTTAATTGAGGGGCCAAGATAAAGGTTTCTCGCTGATTTTCGCAGATCAAGATGCGGATTTGCGCAGATATTTTAAATGCCGATTCTGCGTTTATCTGCGAGAAACCTAATAATCAATGAATTATCAGCACCTTCCGGGAAATCGTCTGCCTGCTCGTCTCAACCCTGACCATGTAAACCCCTGCCGGATAATCTGAAACTTGTATTTCATAATACCTTTCATCCACCATTTTTTTCGACATCAATTTACCAAAAGAATTGAAAATGCTGACAAACTGCAAGGTTTCAGACGACTCAATACTCACCTCCCGCGCAGACGGATTGGGGAAGATTCTCAGATATCCGTCATTCTTCAGTTCAACCGGATCGGTATTTGTGAATATCACGCATGCCTCTGTAGAATAATCCGATTCGCAACCGTCGGGAAAGACCGATTTCAGCTTATAACACGATGTCATATAACCGGAACTTACCATATCGATATATTCCAGGCCTTCAAGCTCGGCGATCATTTCGGGATCATTCCCGTCTACGCTTTTGAATAACTGGTATTTCCAAACCGGATAGCCTTCCCTTTCAAAATAGGCTTTGATATTCCAGTTATAATCCAGTTCCGGGTTAACTTCAAACAATGTTGTCCAGGGTTGATTTAATCCAAATTGATAAAGATTGCCAAAGCCGTCAATACATGGGCCATCATCTACGGACATCGAAAATCCGGTAGCTTGAGAATATTGATACCCGACCATGAGATCCCTGGTAATATCGACCTTCATCGGCACATCCAATGAGATATTGTTCCAGTGGTCGATATCGAGATTGCCGGCTGCCTGGGCATAAACAAGGTCTTTATTCTCACCGGTCCAGATTGCAATTTTATAAAATGTTCCGCCATTGCACGGAATAAATCCAATTGAAGTCAGTGTGGCATCTTTTAAATTTGCCAACTGATCTGGTGTCCACAGCACTGCACATGACATCCACATATATTTTCCTACCCCGACGCCAACCTTGGAGCTTTGCTCCCCATCATCCCATTGGCGCCATTCACCCAGTTTAGGTAATGGTTCTTCCCAGGTCACCAGGACGGAATCCTCTGAAGAAGGTGAGATGGTTGCCTGCACATTTTTAGGTGGATAACATGCTCGTCTTACTGCGATGTTATCAATAGCCCAGTAATTGATATCTGCTGAATTTTCACCCTGGGCATCGAACCGGATCCTAAAGGAATTGTCGTTGAAATATGACGTGATATTAACGGTATCACGCCGCCAGCCAAAGCTTCCTTCAAGATTATCGTATGTCAAAACCGTATTCCAGGTATCATTTAAATAATCATACACCTGTACCAGCAGTTTTTCATCCCCGGTTGCATTGACTGAAGAAAGCGACAAATCATATTCGAGGATGATATCCACAATTCCCCAGTTTAAAAAAAAGTAGCTTTGAAGTGTATCTTCATATTGGTTCAGGATCGAATCCGTGCTGAAAACGGCAGCAGGCGCTTCATTGCCCAATTCCGGATCGACTTTCCAGTTATTACCGGAGAATTTCCAGTAATTGTATATCCAATCCGACCAGTCTTCAAAGAAATCAAGCTCATTCCAGCAACAACTATACACCCCTGCCGGCCCTTCTTTCATGGATTCTCCGATTTCACCCGGAAATCCATATTCACTTAACTCGTAAAGGGCTGTGACTTCGTAAAGAAAAACTGACTCTTCACTGTAATCAATGGGATCAATGTAATTGCAGCAGCCCGGTTCGGTGCAATAGACATAAGCTATAAGAATATCATTCCGGTAAACATTATAACCAATCAGGTAATCAGGATTATCAGGGGGCTCCCACCACAGAATTGCAGCGTCATCTGGTGCGGTTGCCATAAGGTGATAGGGTTTGGGAAAATAATCCGAGCGTACATTTTGCCAAACCGTATCCGAGATGCCATCCTGGTAACGTGCAAGAACTCCGCAGTTATGAATGCTGTAAAACTCAAAATTATATTGGTACGAAGTGGTAGTGACCTGGGCAATTAAATCCGAATCCAGGAATACTTTGTATTTGATAACCTGGTTCGGATTCCGGTTGGAGTAAACCACCACATTGTCGATAGCCCAGCCGGAGGCATAATAACCGAAATCATCAGCATGAAAGGCGAGTTGGAATTTGTTTTCGCCATCTGTTCCGGAGAACGATGAAAGATCGACTTCCTGGTTTTTCCAGTCCAGGTCGGCATCCAACGGAAGGAGAAGCTGCCAGGTATTTCCGCTGTCCAGGCTATATTCCAGGAAAGCCCGCTGTCCGTAACCGCCATCAAAATATGAATCGAAGAAGAGCTTGAAGCTATCGGCAACGGTCAGATCCATAACCGGGGTGACCAGGTAGTCCATACTTCCATTGTTACTATAGGGCGCGCTGTCATCATTTGCAAGGGCAAAACCTCCCGGATGTTCCGGAACATGCCAGTAGTAATAATCAGGGGATTCAACACCCAGCCAGCCAACGCCAAGACTATTTACAGTCCATTCTTCCGGAGGAAAAGAACCGCTATCAAAATCTTCATCCAGGAGGACGATTTTCGGTGATTCCCAGGTGGCCAGCAAAGAGACGGAATCAACCCGGAAGTTATAGGGAGGAAGGAAATTACGATGATCGTCGCTTTGTCCGGAGAGGGGAGCAGTCCATATCAGGATGACTAATATGCTAAACCATCTGATCATGGGTCAATATAGAGATTATTTGGTTAGTAATCAATAAACAAGACAAGGTTTTGGGCAGAATGGTTGCATTTTGAATGTTATTTAAGTTTCTCGCTGATTTACGCAGATCAAGACGCGGATTTGCGCAGATATTTTAAATGCCGATTCTGCGTTTATCTGCGAATAAATCTGCGTTTATCTGCGAGAAACCTAATAATCAATGAATTATCAGCACCTTCCTGGAAATAGTCTCCTTTTCTGTCTCAACCCTGATCATGTAAACCCCTGACGGATAACCTGAAACTGGTATTTCAAGATGCCGGTCATCAACCTTTTTCTTCAACATCAATTCACTAAAGGAGTTGTAAATGCTGACAGAATGCAAGGTTTCTGTTGATTCGACCCGGATCACATCCGAGCTTGGGTTCGGGTAGATGGATAATGAATCATTTTCGTTTTCAACAATTCCGGGACATCCTTCCCATCCTTCATTTGAAAAACCTGATTCACATGTGTCATTTTCGTTTATAAAAAGTGCGGAAACTTTATAGAGGTGATAATTAATCCCTCCACACACGGAATCATCCAGATAATAATTCTGATCCGAGTATTCTCTGAGGAAATAAGGTTCCCCGTCATCTGACCGGTAAATGGCATATTTAACCGAATTTTGGGAATCCCTATTTTTATCATCGAGAGATTGAATATGAGCCGCTATATTCCAATTATAATCCAATTCCGGATCGATTTCCAGCAAGGTTTGCCAATCTCCGAATTTCAACATGTTGCCATAACCATCTATGGCGGGGCCATCATCGACGCCTGCAGGGTATCCGGTATATCCGTTAAATTGATAACCAACCCATAATTCCTGGGTGATATCGATCGGCACCGGTGTATCCAGTGTAACGTAGTTCCACTGTCCGATAAGAGGGGAAATCACTTCCTGATCTACGACCATATTAGCTGCGTCGGCACCAATCCAAACCCTGACCTTGTAGGTTGTCTCTTCTTCTGCCGGAAAGAAGGCGATTTGTATTACAGAAGCACCTTCAAAATCTGTTAGCTGTGCCGGCTCCCATCGTGCTGCAACATCAATATCCAACGGAGTGGAAACACCTATTGAATTGCCTGCATTTACCCCATCATCCCAATAAATCCATTGATCCACAAAACCTATACCTAACGGGCTTTTCCAATTTAATTCAATATCGCCAGTAAAATAATTCGCATGAACTTCCAGATCATAGGGTGCTTTACAAGTCCTGTAAACATGGATATTATCAATACACCAGCTTAAAATGTTTATTGAGTTCTCACCATGGGCAGAAAAGCGAATCTTAAAAACTTCATTCATAGCTAATGGGGTGATATCAAGGTGTTCCGAAAGCCAGTCGAAGCTTCCTTCCAGGTTTGAAAAGGTGTCTGCTGTTGCCCACACCTGGCTTTCCCAGTTCCAGACCTGAACAAATAGAAATTCATTACCTGTTGGCATGACGGCATCAAGCTTGATATCAAAATCCAAGAATATCTGGCCTTCAGACATAGAATCGGCCTGGAGGGGATAACTTTCCAGACTTATAAAGTAGTTGCTCTGGATCGGATCCCAGGTGAATTCGGCAGTTGGTGCCGGGTGCCCTGCCTGGCCGTTAATTGACCAGTTTGGCCCGTCTGTAGTCCAATTATTTTCATCAAAATTCCCTGAATCCCAGTTTTCCAGGAAATCAAGCGGATAACCATATCTGCAAATAAATTCGGTTTCCAGTGGCATAGATTCCCCGGTTTCGCCCGGATATCCATAAGAAGTAAGATCGTATAATGCCGTAAGTTCGTATTGATAGATTCCCGGTTGTAAACCCTCATCTACATATATTGGCGGAATTGGCCCAGTTGGTACAAATTCAACAAAATCCCCATCCCTGTAAAGATTATATCCCAGGAAACCAGGAGGAATAGCGCCTGTGGAATCCATCGGCGGGCACATGATGAGTGGCAGGAGCCCGGTATCGGCCTGGTAGAAACATGAGGGAGGGTACAAATATTCCGATATAAATGATACATATTCCGATGAACTCAAACCACTGGTATATTGTGCTTTTACATTGAGGGTATATTCCTGGCCATAGGAAAGGGCGGGCAGATCCAGGAAAGTCGTATCAGTGGTTGCAATCAAAGTATCATTGAGAAACACCCAGTAACCGGTTAACGTGTAAGGAGGCTCGGGCGAATAAACCCGCACGCTATCAATTGCCCAACCGGACGCATCCTGCCCGTTATCATCCGCATGAAAAGCAAACCATATCCGGTCGCTTTCCGGGCCTGAGAAGGCGCTAAGGTCAAGTTCAATCAGTTCCCAGGATGTTGAAGGCTCCAGTTGATATAATGTTTCCCATTCAGAATAATCAAAGCTGTATTCTATAAAGGCCTCCTGCCCGTTGATGCCATCAAAATAACTATAAAATGAAAGAAAGTTATTGAACCTGTAGTCAAGATTAGGAGCGGGAGTGATCAGATAATCCATGCTTCCGTTATTGCTGTCACCAACAAACAAGTCATTTGTGCATGCATAATAGCTATACCATCCGGGAATGCTCCATCCGGCGCCGCTTCCATCACTGGTCCTGAACCAGCCATTCCCCTCGCTTAATGCCTGCCAGCCGGCTGGAGGAAAAATATTATCTTCAAAATCCTGATCGAGACCAACTACCTGAGGTGGATCCCATGTTGCATGCAGCGAAACCGGATCCACAGATAAATTCCTTATGGGATAATGTCTGCACGATAGCATTATATTAAAAACCTTATCAGAACCAATATATTGATTTTCAAGAATATAATAATCATTTCCAGGCGCATATACTGTAATGTCAATGTGTATTCCACCGGGTGAACAAAACTCAAGAGTAATTGATCCGCTTCCACCCTCCATATCGATCGGGTAAACTACTCCGTTAACTGTTAAAACGGTATATTCCCACCAGGTCGTGTCGCATAAAATAACACTGATGAATACAGTAAATGAATTCAGATGTCCTACAACATTGGAAACATTGTAATCCGACCATTCCCCGCTGGTATAGTGCGATTTTACACCATAAGCAAACCACCCTTGCGGCAATCCGGCCCAATCATAATCATGATATTCCGAGAGGGAGGTTGTGTCCAGAAATGTCGTGTCGCCAAGCAGGGGAGAGCCGTTCGGATCGAAATTGGAAAAACGGTCGATCTGGTAATAATCAATTTCCTTTTCCCTGTCATTGTGTAAAAGTTCCAGGTAATAAGACCGACCGGGCCATTCTATGTGGCACCAGGTGTCGTCATCCATGACAGTGGCCACGACAGTGAACCTGGAATCGGTAATTGCCCGGCTTGGTATAACCTCAGACGTGGGTTGCACAGCCTGGGGAAATCCTATATCTCCAAACAGGAGAAAAAAAAGCACGAAACACAAACGGTATAACTTTTTCATCATGGCAATTGTTGTTTCTTGATGACAAAGACACGTTTCACGGACGGAAGGGAAGAACATATATTAAGACAAGGTTTAGCTCAGAATGGTTGCATTTTGAATGTTATTTAAGTTTCTCGCTGATTTACGCAGATCAAGACGCGAATTAGCGCAGATATTTTAAATGATGATTCTGCGTTTATCTGCGAATAAATCTGCGTTTATCTGCGAGAAACCTAATAATCAATGAATTATCAGCACCTTCCTGGAAATAGTCTCCTTTTCTGTCTCAACCCTGATCATGTAAACCCCTGGCGGATAACCTGGAACTGGTATTTCAAGATGCCGGTCATCAACCTTTTTCTTCAACATCAATTCACCAAAGGAGTTGTAAATGCTGATAAATCTCAATTCTTCTGAAGATTCAATCCTTATAAAGTCATTTGATGGGTTTGGGTAAATGTTGATATAAGATTCTTGATTATTTTCATTTAGTCCATCACAACTCTCCCATCCTTCATTTGAAAAATCCGATTCACAGGTGTCAATTCCACTAATATGAAGGGCAGTAACTTTATATCCATGAAAAAAGGGAGGAAGTCCACATACAGAATCATCCATATAGAAATTCTGATCCGAATAATCTCTAAGGAAATAAGGCCCGGCGTCATCATACCGGTAAATCGCATATTTTATCGAACTGTTATATTGAATATTTTTATAAAGATAAGCCTGGATGTTCCAGTTAAAATCCAGTTCCGGGTTAATTTGCAATAAGGTTTGCCAACCTCCAAGGTTTACCATGTTGCCGTATCCGTCGATTGCAGGACCGTTATCCACTCCTGCCGGATAACCTGTAGAATTATTCACACGGTAACCTACCCACAATTCTTTTGAAACGTCCAGGACTACAGGCGTAGTCAGCGTTACAATGTTCCATTGGTCAATAAGAGGATTCTCGACCGGCTGATCAACGATCAGGTTAGCGGCACCTTGTCCTATCCATACCCTAAGCTGGTATGTTGCTGCTTCTTCTCCCGGGAAAAATGCGATTTGTGTTAATGAATAACCATCATAATCTGCCAGCTGGGAAGGAATCCATCGGGCTGCGACATCAAAATGATCAGCACCGCTTGTACCGATCGAGGTACCTGAATATACACCATCATCCCAATGAA encodes:
- a CDS encoding T9SS type A sorting domain-containing protein, with the protein product MMKKLYRLCFVLFFLLFGDIGFPQAVQPTSEVIPSRAITDSRFTVVATVMDDDTWCHIEWPGRSYYLELLHNDREKEIDYYQIDRFSNFDPNGSPLLGDTTFLDTTSLSEYHDYDWAGLPQGWFAYGVKSHYTSGEWSDYNVSNVVGHLNSFTVFISVILCDTTWWEYTVLTVNGVVYPIDMEGGSGSITLEFCSPGGIHIDITVYAPGNDYYILENQYIGSDKVFNIMLSCRHYPIRNLSVDPVSLHATWDPPQVVGLDQDFEDNIFPPAGWQALSEGNGWFRTSDGSGAGWSIPGWYSYYACTNDLFVGDSNNGSMDYLITPAPNLDYRFNNFLSFYSYFDGINGQEAFIEYSFDYSEWETLYQLEPSTSWELIELDLSAFSGPESDRIWFAFHADDNGQDASGWAIDSVRVYSPEPPYTLTGYWVFLNDTLIATTDTTFLDLPALSYGQEYTLNVKAQYTSGLSSSEYVSFISEYLYPPSCFYQADTGLLPLIMCPPMDSTGAIPPGFLGYNLYRDGDFVEFVPTGPIPPIYVDEGLQPGIYQYELTALYDLTSYGYPGETGESMPLETEFICRYGYPLDFLENWDSGNFDENNWTTDGPNWSINGQAGHPAPTAEFTWDPIQSNYFISLESYPLQADSMSEGQIFLDFDIKLDAVMPTGNEFLFVQVWNWESQVWATADTFSNLEGSFDWLSEHLDITPLAMNEVFKIRFSAHGENSINILSWCIDNIHVYRTCKAPYDLEVHANYFTGDIELNWKSPLGIGFVDQWIYWDDGVNAGNSIGVSTPLDIDVAARWEPAQLTDFEGASVIQIAFFPAEEETTYKVRVWIGADAANMVVDQEVISPLIGQWNYVTLDTPVPIDITQELWVGYQFNGYTGYPAGVDDGPAIDGYGNMLKFGDWQTLLEIDPELDYNWNIAAHIQSLDDKNRDSQNSVKYAIYRSDDGEPYFLREYSDQNYYLDDSVCGGINYHLYKVSALFINENDTCESGFSNEGWEGCPGIVENENDSLSIYPNPSSDVIRVESTETLHSVSIYNSFSELMLKKKVDDRHLEIPVSGYPSGVYMIRVETEKETISRKVLIIH
- a CDS encoding T9SS type A sorting domain-containing protein, whose amino-acid sequence is MIRWFSILVILIWTAPLSGQSDDHRNFLPPYNFRVDSVSLLATWESPKIVLLDEDFDSGSFPPEEWTVNSLGVGWLGVESPDYYYWHVPEHPGGFALANDDSAPYSNNGSMDYLVTPVMDLTVADSFKLFFDSYFDGGYGQRAFLEYSLDSGNTWQLLLPLDADLDWKNQEVDLSSFSGTDGENKFQLAFHADDFGYYASGWAIDNVVVYSNRNPNQVIKYKVFLDSDLIAQVTTTSYQYNFEFYSIHNCGVLARYQDGISDTVWQNVRSDYFPKPYHLMATAPDDAAILWWEPPDNPDYLIGYNVYRNDILIAYVYCTEPGCCNYIDPIDYSEESVFLYEVTALYELSEYGFPGEIGESMKEGPAGVYSCCWNELDFFEDWSDWIYNYWKFSGNNWKVDPELGNEAPAAVFSTDSILNQYEDTLQSYFFLNWGIVDIILEYDLSLSSVNATGDEKLLVQVYDYLNDTWNTVLTYDNLEGSFGWRRDTVNITSYFNDNSFRIRFDAQGENSADINYWAIDNIAVRRACYPPKNVQATISPSSEDSVLVTWEEPLPKLGEWRQWDDGEQSSKVGVGVGKYMWMSCAVLWTPDQLANLKDATLTSIGFIPCNGGTFYKIAIWTGENKDLVYAQAAGNLDIDHWNNISLDVPMKVDITRDLMVGYQYSQATGFSMSVDDGPCIDGFGNLYQFGLNQPWTTLFEVNPELDYNWNIKAYFEREGYPVWKYQLFKSVDGNDPEMIAELEGLEYIDMVSSGYMTSCYKLKSVFPDGCESDYSTEACVIFTNTDPVELKNDGYLRIFPNPSAREVSIESSETLQFVSIFNSFGKLMSKKMVDERYYEIQVSDYPAGVYMVRVETSRQTISRKVLIIH
- the rhaD gene encoding rhamnulose-1-phosphate aldolase, coding for MQLNKTNEGAREAAARIGEVAGLLWEKGWAEGSGGNISVNVTEFYPGIRMDFRIFPMIPLEVKYPAIAHHHIFITAKGSRMRNLAKDPSTGLCLIKLSKKGDCYQVLYEDPEHPLFPSSELPSHLAIHHHMVKQGQGEKAIVHTHADELVALTHDKNLQSEARLNEILLKMHTETAFFIPEGIGYVPLEVPGSQELAKATLKSLKDHRIILWEKHGCLATGKDVHEAFDRIDLMAKAARIYLMCRTAGID
- a CDS encoding metallophosphoesterase, which codes for MSLKSLFFRTFIIATIIFLATSCNTNQTPAKQPANEFSFVFMTDIHVQPENNAEAGFRAAITKVNELNPEFVITGGDLVMDCLGQTHGRADTIYNIYTAMEKEFKMPVYNTMGNHEHYGWYASSGADTNHPEYGEKMFEKRIGPRFQRIDHKGWVFLILDSVVKDGKGGYEGGIDAEQIQWIKNQLTNIAPETPIVISLHIPLLTTEAQILRGATVANEPGEVVVNSREVLGLFQNHNLKLVLQGHLHYYETLYVFGTNFVTGGAVSAAWWEGSYLGTEEGFVLVNVKGDSVSWEYVDYGWAVK
- a CDS encoding nucleoside deaminase, whose amino-acid sequence is MMVFTDEYYMREALKEARKALDLDEVPVGAVIVCYDRIIARGHNLTERLNDVTAHAEMQAFTSAANYLGAKYLEECTLYVTLEPCVMCAGAAFWTQIDRVVYGAADDKRGYTKTNAPLLHPRTKVVPGILEAECADLLIEFFKSKRQDATE
- a CDS encoding N-acetyltransferase, yielding MIEIREERKEDFGAVRIVNDMAFNQPQEGNIVEKLRKSSLDLLSLVAVKDGKIVGHIFFSPVEIPEHQNIRHGMGLAPLAVIPEYQGKGIGSMLVREGISRLKSKQVPFIIVLGHDTYYPKFDFERASDYGIKCQWDGVPDEAFMIIILDKEIMKDVSGVAKYRDEFNEAI